In one Perca fluviatilis chromosome 7, GENO_Pfluv_1.0, whole genome shotgun sequence genomic region, the following are encoded:
- the bcan gene encoding brevican core protein codes for MFKEVRLEVSLPVLLCAICLLVRPSSSTHHQESACFSSDDSKLLQVTIPAAPPVAAVLGGSLTLPCLVSLAHPPPSPSTNGRHAVLSLPRVKWSVLTHGREAEILVARGDRVRVSEAYKDRASLLHYASSPADLTLRLDSLRQNDTGFYRCEVQQGLEDADDVAQVKVKGVVFHYRDASSRYAFTFERAREACKEIGAQIATPEQLQAAYHSGYEQCDAGWLSDRSVRYPIQMPREGCFGDMDGLPGVRNYGLLEPDELYDVYCYVENIDGEVFHGSALQRFNFSEAKAYCLSHGAELVTTAQLYAAWSDGLNLCSPGWLADGSVRYPIVTPRERCGGGEPGVRTVYRYSNQTGFPEVHTRHDVYCLKSNNGAYTESPQDFLATKPENIGQDIVFLTNPAEEEFGRGEATAKEGEEVQRPRTANPVQQSHMEAQAVTLSYDKQPFTVDIRESVQDGDNPDADHDESHTFPTTSPKADGGVTVDEDSTSPANDSIPASAEPSEHHISVTESLGETAVNTTSGADASELLSSSPEVPQEGDLPVLQEDHTTDAHLDLTSEAQHVYSSTSYEVSGQPEEASAGSAEEISAATFSPHTEETGVYSTAPLLPSFDHSTPENHQAEEESGEESVNPLLDEATQTPVTQSLVGMDTSAPSELAPRSGLGYDHIAEPSGVAVETSPPVRHDDEDSSSTSQETVSDDPTDHSGHVDPAETPTAEAFAVTEDSSVNAPVLNSDPVTFLTSPASVTPSLPSVEVEASAPEITTFIPKSDTPSGADPLVEIQDKLEREVLGESPEVFFNKTPNITDSDPEGREQGSREGLGESSGGSAELTNPTLSTDHRSAGTDSEDATEASSPEIITFIPESNTPSGAGPLVDIQDKLEREVLGESPEVFSNKTPNITDSDPEGRELDSGEGSFESSGGSAELTNPTLSTYHTSAGPDREDATDAPHPADVKITLIPHGRGWEPEASSSSSTAQESRSELEYSAEPPVADGFEDVSKEPEVVTEIPTSGITEHGSSEGGAGKTSTEEPSVKVCTWHPDNEEERSGPTLSSDGSDVTITAPPAFPEYFAMAAKVSAAGPGGISAADSCLDNPCLNGGTCVDGESPSCMCLPGYGGDLCQKDLEVCEPGWEKFQSFCYHHFSKRQSWEAAEQHCRMCGGHLLSVMTPEEQDYINEKKKRGTLEDRTGYLYENWFRGQPDSYFLSGEDCAVMVWHDGGRWSDVPCNYHLSYTCKKGVSSCGEPPKAPNAKVFGKKRLRYETNTKVRYYCEEGFVQKLNPVIKCLPGGRWEEPLITCIPTHSMEEDSVTSLPLQHEEVTGTATEKAAPRFWDIKWNV; via the exons atgttcaaggaagtCAG ACTGGAAGTGTCCCTGCCTGTGCTGCTGTGCGCCATCTGTCTCCTCGTCCGGCCGTCGTCCTCTACCCACCACCAGGAGTCAg CTTGCTTCTCCTCAGATGACTCGAAGCTCCTCCAGGTGACCATCCCTGCCGCCCCGCCTGTGGCCGCTGTGCTGGGCGGCTCTTTGACGTTACCCTGCCTGGTGTCTCTGGCGCACCCGCCGCCTTCCCCCTCCACCAACGGCCGCCACGCCGTGCTGTCCCTCCCGCGGGTCAAATGGAGCGTGCTGACTCACGGCCGGGAGGCGGAGATCCTGGTGGCGCGCGGCGACAGGGTGCGAGTCAGCGAGGCTTACAAGGACCGAGCCTCGCTGCTCCATTACGCCTCGTCCCCCGCCGACCTCACGCTGCGGCTGGATAGCCTGAGGCAGAACGACACCGGCTTCTACCGCTGCGAGGTGCAGCAGGGCCTGGAGGACGCCGACGACGTGGCTCAGGTCAAAGTCAAAG gggtGGTTTTTCATTATCGTGATGCATCCAGCCGCTACGCCTTCACCTTTGAGCGAGCCCGAGAGGCCTGCAAGGAGATCGGGGCTCAGATTGCCACTCCGGAGCAGCTCCAGGCTGCCTACCACAGCGGATACGAGCAGTGTGACGCCGGCTGGCTCTCAGACCGCTCAGTGAG ATATCCCATCCAGATGCCAAGAGAGGGCTGTTTTGGGGACATGGATGGATTGCCGGGAGTGAGAAACTATGGCCTGTTAGAGCCTGATGAGCTGTATGATGTCTACTGCTACGTGGAGAATATCGATG GTGAGGTGTTCCATGGCTCCGCCCTCCAGCGCTTCAACTTCTCGGAGGCCAAGGCCTACTGTCTGAGCCACGGCGCCGAGCTGGTCACCACGGCTCAGCTGTACGCAGCCTGGAGCGACGGACTGAACCTCTGCAGTCCGGGCTGGCTGGCAGACGGGAGCGTGCGCTACCCCATCGTCACCCCCAGAGAGCGCTGTGGAGGCGGCGAACCCGGGGTCCGAACTGTCTATCGCTACAGCAACCAGACGGGCTTCCCCGAGGTTCACACTCGACACGATGTCTACTGCCTCAAAA GCAATAACGGCGCTTACACAGAATCTCCTCAGGATTTCCTCGCCACTAAACCAGAGAACATTGGCCAGGACATTGTTTTCTTAACTAATCCTGCGGAGGAGGAGTTTGGGCGGGGCGAGGCGACGGCAAAGGAGGGCGAAGAGGTCCAACGTCCCCGCACGGCCAATCCTGTACAGCAGAGCCACATGGAGGCTCAGGCCGTCACATTGAGTTATGACAAGCAACCATTCACGGTAGACATTCGTGAGTCTGTCCAAGACGGCGACAACCCAGACGCAGATCATGACGAGTCTCACACGTTTCCAACAACTTCTCCAAAGGCAGATGGTGGGGTAACAGTCGATGAAGACTCCACTTCACCCGCAAATGATTCAATTCCAGCGAGCGCAGAGCCCTCAGAGCATCATATTTCTGTGACTGAAAGCCTCGGAGAGACAGCTGTTAATACAACATCTGGAGCTGATGCAAGCGAGCTCCTCAGCAGCTCTCCGGAAGTTCCTCAGGAGGGCGACCTTCCTGTTCTACAAGAGGACCACACTACAGATGCTCACCTGGATCTCACTTCTGAAGCCCAGCACGTCTACTCGAGCACATCCTACGAGGTCTCTGGGCAGCCAGAAGAGGCCAGCGCTGGTTCTGCCGAGGAGATATCAGCGGCGACGTTTTCACCCCACACCGAGGAAACGGGTGTTTACTCGACCGCCCCGCTGCTGCCGTCTTTTGATCACAGTACGCCTGAGAACCATCAGGCAGAAGAGGAGTCTGGAGAGGAGAGTGTAAACCCTCTTCTAGATGAGGCAACACAAACGCCAGTGACTCAAAGTTTGGTTGGCATGGACACCTCTGCCCCCTCTGAACTGGCCCCTAGGTCTGGTTTAG GTTATGATCACATCGCAGAGCCCTCAGGTGTAGCCGTGGAGACGTCCCCCCCGGTCCGGCACGATGATGAGGACTCCAGCAGCACTTCACAGGAGACCGTTTCAGACGATCCAACCGACCACAGCGGACACGTTGACCCTGCAGAAACCCCGACAGCAGAGGCCTTCGCAGTCACAGAGGACTCCAGTGTAAACGCCCCGGTCCTGAACAGTGATCCCGTCACCTTTTTGACATCGCCTGCGTCTGTAACCCCGTCCCTTCCTTCTGTGGAGGTTGAAGCCAGTGCCCCAGAGATTACAACCTTCATACCCAAAAGCGACACTCCATCTGGGGCCGATCCTCTGGTCGAGATCCAGGACAAACTCGAAAGGGAGGTATTAGGAGAAAGCCCAGAGGTATTCTTCAACAAAACCCCAAATATCACAGACAGTGATCCGGAGGGGAGGGAGCAAGGTTCAAGAGAGGGATTGGGCGAATCGTCAGGAGGAAGCGCAGAGCTGACAAATCCGACTCTGTCAACGGACCACAGGTCTGCGGGAACGGACAGCGAGGATGCCACTGAAGCCAGCTCCCCAGAGATTATAACCTTCATACCCGAAAGCAACACTCCATCTGGGGCTGGACCTCTGGTCGACATCCAGGACAAACTCGAACGGGAGGTATTAGGAGAAAGCCCAGAGGTATTCTCCAACAAAACCCCAAATATCACAGACAGCGATCCGGAGGGGAGGGAACTAGATTCCGGAGAGGGATCGTTTGAATCGTCAGGAGGAAGCGCAGAGCTGACAAATCCGACTCTGTCAACGTACCACACGTCTGCGGGACCGGACCGCGAGGATGCCACTGATGCACCTCATCCAGCAGATGTAAAAATCACGCTGATCCCTCATGGGAGGGGCTGGGAACCAGAGGCTTCTTCTTCGTCCTCCACAGCGCAGGAGTCTCGCTCCGAACTGGAGTACAGCGCAGAGCCTCCTGTGGCTGATGGATTTGAAGACGTCTCTAAGGAGCCAGAAGTCGTGACTGAGATCCCCACCAGCGGCATCACTG AACATGGATCATCAGAGGGCGGTGCAGGGAAGACCAGCACGGAGGAGCCTTCAGTTAAAGTATGCACATGGCATCCAGATAATGAGGAGGAACGCTCCGGTCCGACGCTCAGCAGCGACGGCAGTGACGTGACAATCACCGCTCCCCCCGCTTTCCCAGAGTACTTTGCCATGGCTGCCAAAGTTTCTGCTGCAGGACCAGGAGGCATttcag CTGCAGACTCCTGCCTGGACAACCCGTGTTTGAACGGAGGCACTTGTGTTGACGGGGAGTCACCGAGCTGCATGTGCTTACCCGGTTACGGAGGAGACTTGTGCCAGAAAG ACCTGGAGGTGTGTGAGCCCGGCTGGGAGAAGTTCCAGAGCTTCTGCTATCATCACTTTTCCAAGCGGCAGAGCTGGGAGGCGGCGGAGCAGCACTGCCGCATGTGTGGCGGACATCTTCTTTCCGTCATGACCCCCGAGGAGCAGGACTACAtcaacgaaaaaaaaaaacg gggtactttggaggaccgCACGGGGTAC CTCTACGAGAACTGGTTCAGAGGGCAGCCTGACAGCTACTTCCTGTCAGGCGAGGACTGTGCGGTGATGGTGTGGCACGACGGCGGCCGCTGGAGCGACGTGCCGTGCAACTACCACCTCTCGTACACCTGCAAGAAGGGCGTCT CATCGTGTGGCGAGCCCCCCAAAGCTCCCAACGCTAAGGTGTTTGGGAAGAAGCGGTTGCGTTACGAGACCAACACCAAAGTGCGGTACTACTGCGAGGAGGGCTTCGTGCAGAAGCTGAACCCTGTAATCAAGTGCCTGCCCGGCGGCCGATGGGAGGAGCCTCTGATCACCTGCATCCCAA CCCATTCGATGGAAGAAGACTCAGTGACCTCACTTCCTCTCCAGCACGAGGAGGTCACGGGCACGGCCACAGAGAAAGCAGCGCCGCGGTTCTGGGACATTAAGTGGAACGTCTGA